The Temnothorax longispinosus isolate EJ_2023e unplaced genomic scaffold, Tlon_JGU_v1 HiC_scaffold_47, whole genome shotgun sequence genome has a segment encoding these proteins:
- the LOC139824618 gene encoding uncharacterized protein, translating into MLLAMYPIEGPPFYTSKVRACVVDCDCVGWMPENVPPPTESNIITNSVPHHELHDVAMKENSIPTIFTSSDCSSLYETPERNYDSNNKKVIPNFFFIKFLACKENIPPATESNITTNSVPHHESHNVLTINSIPVDEARRKSSHNVSDITMKTLHNSDNAERGLTSMQFDCTTASPVCKSRRIIDHDHHYESSPTTLRRRLFNCEQRLKEKEKIIKLQKRKLNRLHRKASSFREMIDELRSSMKVQISEACLRSLQSIVDPVSKNFCNVSLIMVSQTPF; encoded by the exons ATGCTCTTGGCGATGTACCCAATTGAGGGTCCGCCATTTTACACGTCCAAAGTACGCGCATGCGTGGTGGACTGTGACTGCGTCGGATGGATGCCA gAAAATGTTCCACCTCCAACTGAAAGCAACATTATAACAAACTCAGTACCACATCATGAACTGCACGATGTGgcaatgaaagaaaatagtaTTCCAACAATATTCACTTCCAGTGACTGTAGTTCACTGTATGAAACTCCAG agagaaattatgatagtaataataaaaaggtaattcctaatttttttttcataaaatttcttgCGTGTAAGGAAAATATTCCACCTGCAACTGAAAGCAACATAACAACAAACTCAGTACCACATCATGAATCGCACAATGTGTTAACAATCAATTCAATTCCTGTTGATGAAGCAAGAAGAAAAAGCTCTCATAATGTTAGCGACATAACTATGAAGACACTTCATAATTCTG ATAATGCAGAAAGAGGACTAACGTCCATGCAATTTGACTGTACAACAGCATCTCCAGTTTGCAAATCGCGGCGGATTATAGACCATGATCATCATTATGAAAGTTCTCCCACAACGCTACGTCGTAGACTATTTAATTGTGAACAAAGGTtgaaggaaaaggaaaagatcATCAAGTTGCAGAAAAGGAAACTCAATCGGCTGCACAGAAAAGCATCATCTTTCCGAGAGATGATTGATGAGCTTCGTAGTTCTATGAAAGTTCAAATTTCCGAAGCTTGTTTACGTTCTTTACAATCTATAGTCGATCCGGTGTCAAAGAATTTTTGCAACGTGTCATTGATAATGGTGAGTCAAACTCCATTTTAA